The following are encoded together in the Kribbella voronezhensis genome:
- a CDS encoding ATP-grasp domain-containing protein produces the protein MTARPHLLVVATGMRLFREYILRSIAPQYRIHMFLHAEPTWEKEYIEGWTVLESTLDAEALVVAATKLHADQPIDGVLCWDEARILQTAHVAEALGLPGGDVEMINRCRDKHLTRTALAEHGVPQPVSVLVETVDEAIETADKLGYPVILKPRALAASLGVVKVNSAAELKDNWEFAHDTTVPEAPHYDVKVLVEEFADGYEISIDSAIFHGQVTPFCLARKEIGYPPYAEEIGHFVDAADPLLADQELMQVLADAHAAIGFTDGVTHTEIMITADGPKVIEINARIGGDMIPYLGLQATGADPGLAAAAVACGRTPELVPDRAMVGGVRFFYVDENDTVLDSVGFDESGLPATIDQLVVLMEAGATTSPPPIGTLWGRIAYATVVATSLEDCRAGLDAAEQALRWSGHPKEPEEATP, from the coding sequence ATGACGGCAAGACCGCACCTGCTGGTGGTGGCGACCGGAATGCGGCTGTTCCGGGAGTACATCCTGCGCTCGATCGCGCCGCAGTACCGGATCCACATGTTCCTGCACGCGGAGCCGACCTGGGAGAAGGAGTACATCGAGGGCTGGACCGTGCTGGAGAGCACGCTCGACGCCGAGGCGCTGGTCGTCGCGGCGACGAAGCTGCACGCCGACCAGCCCATCGACGGCGTGCTCTGCTGGGACGAGGCGCGCATCCTGCAGACCGCGCACGTCGCCGAGGCGCTCGGCCTGCCAGGCGGCGACGTCGAGATGATCAACCGCTGCCGGGACAAGCACCTGACCCGTACGGCGCTCGCCGAGCACGGTGTCCCCCAGCCGGTCTCCGTGCTGGTGGAGACCGTCGACGAGGCCATCGAGACGGCGGACAAACTCGGCTACCCGGTGATCCTGAAGCCACGGGCGCTGGCCGCCAGCCTCGGCGTGGTGAAAGTGAACTCGGCGGCGGAACTCAAGGACAACTGGGAGTTCGCGCACGACACGACCGTGCCGGAGGCGCCGCACTACGACGTCAAGGTGCTGGTCGAGGAGTTCGCCGACGGCTACGAGATCAGCATCGACTCGGCGATCTTCCACGGCCAGGTGACGCCGTTCTGCCTGGCCCGCAAGGAGATCGGCTACCCGCCGTACGCCGAGGAGATCGGTCACTTCGTCGACGCGGCCGACCCGCTGCTCGCCGACCAGGAGCTGATGCAGGTGCTGGCCGACGCGCACGCGGCGATCGGGTTCACCGACGGCGTCACGCACACCGAGATCATGATCACCGCCGACGGCCCGAAGGTGATCGAGATCAACGCCCGGATCGGCGGCGACATGATCCCGTACCTCGGCCTGCAGGCGACCGGGGCCGACCCGGGCCTCGCGGCCGCGGCGGTGGCGTGCGGCCGCACCCCCGAACTCGTGCCTGACCGGGCGATGGTCGGGGGCGTCCGGTTCTTCTACGTCGACGAGAACGACACCGTGCTCGACTCGGTCGGCTTCGACGAATCGGGGCTGCCGGCAACGATCGACCAACTGGTCGTGCTGATGGAGGCCGGCGCCACCACCAGTCCCCCGCCGATCGGCACGCTCTGGGGCCGGATCGCGTACGCGACCGTGGTGGCCACCTCGCTGGAAGACTGCCGGGCCGGGCTGGACGCGGCCGAGCAGGCACTGCGCTGGTCCGGCCACCCCAAGGAACCCGAAGAGGCGACACCATGA